A single window of Malus sylvestris chromosome 5, drMalSylv7.2, whole genome shotgun sequence DNA harbors:
- the LOC126620654 gene encoding wound-induced basic protein has product MIYDVNSPLFRSFLSQKGGSSDKRKLEEQKPKEHRPKASENKPVMNE; this is encoded by the exons ATGATCTACGACGTCAACTCCCCCCTCTTCCGATCCTTCCTCAGCCAGAAGGGTGGCTCCTCCGACAAAAG GAAGTTGGAAGAGCAGAAGCCGAAGGAGCATCGACCAAAGGCCAGTGAGAATAAGCCTGTTATGAATGAGTGA